In a genomic window of Sardina pilchardus chromosome 20, fSarPil1.1, whole genome shotgun sequence:
- the LOC134068110 gene encoding serine/threonine-protein kinase Nek9 isoform X1, with the protein MSLGCERHYGSLASDTSNDSVVSGRSASGVLSGEEEKLHYIPIRILGKGAFGEATLYRRTEDNSLVVWKEVELSCLSDKKRQDVMNEISILSILQHHNIIAYFNHFMDKNTLLIELEYCNGGNLYDKIIQQRGQLFTEEVVIWYLYQIASAVSHIHKAGILHRDIKTLNIFLTKTNLIKLGDYGLAKKLDNEFSMAETCVGTPYYMSPELCQGVKYNFKSDIWAMGCVLYELLTLTRTFDATNPLNLCVKIVQGNWTMEVRSDVYSSDLLQLVYKCLDQDPEKRPTANQIMDEPIISCVRQSLEERVAALNSAIKKPKLSTVTESPVAVVTTRSREVYFWGGGKFTPQKLDTFKGGSSAQHVCAGETHFAVVTVEKELYTWASVQSGAKMVGQLGHGDQASYRQPRRVERLQGKAIRQVSCGADFTACITDEEQLYLFGSDYYGCIGVESELGVEVLEPVLLEFFTERPVQQVSCGDNHVVVLTHSREVFSWGCGEYGRLGLDCEDDFSSPMQVELPKSATIETVCCGSDGTFFVTESGKVLACGNNEFNKLGLNQGITGLKHKPWEGYQGVPYTITPTLVKQLARFKIHIISPGKTHTAAIDERGHLMTFGCNKFGQLGVKDFKKHQDVKLLMGAFGGKIVTKVSCGDGFTVAATEDNQIFAWGNAGNGRLGMPPPDRGFGSEVCPALPRPIFGSLHHVPDLSCRGWHTILIMEKVLNSKTIRSNSSGVSIGSGVSHASTASVDLDVDQRSADTELREGALGGTVEADMEERYLDTSMMSMASQTGNSSCPFWLRQELKDAEFIPMPESSSSVSNPLAASYSESAHPTLPYDELQELKAAAAAVKGCSTDSLGCEKAFGVEAGLRMSCCQASSDLAELKEVVNRQDAMIQLLQKQFNDQLKENEKLWRAIQNMTVSNAVDERTNHLSSPQPCDDEEEEEEG; encoded by the exons ATGTCACTCGGGTGCGAGAGACACTACGGGTCCCTAGCTTCTGATACTAGCAATGACTCAGTGGTTAGTGGGAGATCGGCTAGTGGAGTattgagtggagaggaggagaaattacattacATCCCCATCAGGATCTTGGGAAAGGGAGCGTTCGGTGAAGCGACACTGTACAGGCGAACTGAG GATAACTCTCTGGTAGTATGGAAGGAAGTAGAGCTCAGCTGCCTCTCGGACAAGAAGCGCCAGGATGTGATGAACGAGATCAGCATCCTCTCCATCCTGCAGCATCACAACATCATCGCTTATTTCAATCACTTCATGGACAAGAACACGCTGCTTATTGAGCTGGAGTACTGTAATG GAGGAAATCTGTATGACAAAATCATTCAGCAGAGGGGACAGCTTTTCACTGAGGAG gTTGTCATCTGGTATCTGTACCAGATTGCCTCAGCAgtttcacacatacataaagcTGGCATCCTGCACAG AGATATAAAAACATTAAATATCTTCCTCACCAAGACAAACCTTATTAAGTTGGGCGATTATGGATTGGCTAAGAAATTAGACAATGAGTTTTCCATGGCTGAAACA TGTGTAGGGACGCCATACTACATGTCTCCCGAGCTGTGCCAAGGAGTAAAGTACAACTTCAAGTCTGATATCTGGGCCATGGGCTGTGTGCTCTATGAGTTGCTAACCCTCACCAGAACCTTTGATGCTACG AACCCACTCAACCTGTGTGTGAAGATCGTCCAGGGCAACTGGACCATGGAGGTCAGATCGGACGTGTACTCCTCCGATCTCCTTCAGCTGGTCTACAAATGTCTCGATCAG GATCCAGAAAAGAGGCCCACTGCTAACCAGATTATGGATGAACCCATCATCTCGTGCGTCAGGCA GAGTTTGGAGGAAAGAGTAGCAGCACTTAACTCTGCTATAAAGAAGCCCAA GCTGAGCACAGTGACGGAAAGCCCTGTTGCTGTGGTTACCACACGCTCCAGGGAAGTGTACTTCTGGGGTGGAGGCAAGTTCACCCCCCAAAAGCTGGACACGTTCAAGGGCGGCAGCAGTGCACAGCATGTCTGTGCTGGGGAGACACACTTTGCTGTGGTTACCGTTGAGAAGGAGTTATACACTTGGGCG AGTGTGCAGAGTGGGGCGAAGATGGTGGGTCAGTTAGGTCACGGAGACCAGGCGTCGTATCGGCAGCCGCGCCGCGTGGAGCGCCTGCAGGGGAAGGCCATCCGCCAGGTGTCCTGTGGGGCGGACTTCACTGCCTGCATCACCG ATGAGGAGCAGCTGTACCTGTTTGGGTCGGACTACTACGGCTGCATCGGCGTGGAGAGCGAGCTGGGCGTGGAGGTGCTGGAGCCGGTGCTGCTGGAGTTCTTCACGGAGCGGCCCGTGCAGCAGGTGTCCTGCGGGGACAACCACGTGGTGGTGCTGACCCACAGCCGAGAGGTGTTCTCCTGGGGCTGCGGAGAGTACG GGCGGCTTGGCCTGGACTGTGAAGATGACTTTTCCTCCCCAATGCAA GTGGAGCTCCCTAAGAGTGCTACCATTGAGACTGTGTGTTGTGGTAGTGATGGGACATTCTTCGTCACTGAGTCTGGGAAGGTTTTGGCCTGTGGAAACAACGAGTTCAACAAGCTGGGCCTGAACCAGGGCATCACTGGGCTGAAGCACAAACCCTGGGAG GGATACCAAGGAGTCCCATATACGATCACACCCACCCTTGTGAAGCAGCTAGCTCGCTTCAAGATCCATATAATTTCTCCTGGAAAGACCCATACTGCAGCCATAGATG AGAGGGGTCATCTGATGACCTTTGGCTGCAACAAGTTCGGACAGCTTGGAGTGAAGGATTTCAAGAAGCACCAGGATGTCAAACTGCTCATGGGGGCTTTTGGGGGAAAGATTGTCACCAAGGTGTCGTGCGGAGAtggatttactgttgcagcaaCTGAGG ACAATCAGATCTTTGCTTGGGGGAATGCTGGGAATGGCCGGCTCGGGATGCCTCCGCCGGACCGCGGCTTCGGCTCGGAGGTGTGTCCTGCTCTGCCCCGCCCCATCTTCGGCTCTCTCCATCACGTGCCCGACCTGTCCTGCCGCGGCTGGCACACCATCCTGAtcatgg AAAAGGTCCTCAATTCCAAAACCATCAGGTCCAACAGCAGTGGAGTTTCTATCGGCAGTG GTGTGAGTCACGCGTCCACTGCCTCGGTGGACCTGGATGTGGACCAGCGTTCAGCAGACACAGAGCTGCGAGAGGGCGCCTTGGGGGGGACCGTGGAGGCGGACATGGAGGAGAGGTACCTGGACACCTCCATGATGTCCATGGCCAGCCAAACAGGCAATAGCTCCTGTCCCTTCTGGCTGCGGCAG GAACTAAAGGACGCAGAGTTCATCCCAATGCCGGAGAGCTCCAGCTCCGTCTCCAACCCTCTGGCTGCCTCGTACTCTGAGAGCGCGCACCCAACGCTTCCTTACGAcgagctgcaggagctgaagGCTGCAGCCGCTGCAGTGAAAGGATGCTCG ACAGACTCATTGGGGTGCGAGAAGGCTTTTGGAGTGGAGGCAGGTCTCAGAATGTCCTGCTGCCAAGCCAGCAGTGACCTTGCAGAG CTGAAAGAAGTTGTTAACAGGCAAGACGCAATGATTCAGCTGTTACAGAAGCAG TTCAATGACCAGCTGAAAGAGAATGAAAAATTATGGAGAGCCATTCAAAATATGACAGTCAGCAATGCTGTTGATGAACGAACAAATCATCTGTCGAGTCCTCAGCCATGTgatgacgaagaggaggaggaggagggatga
- the LOC134068110 gene encoding serine/threonine-protein kinase Nek9 isoform X2 — protein MSPELCQGVKYNFKSDIWAMGCVLYELLTLTRTFDATNPLNLCVKIVQGNWTMEVRSDVYSSDLLQLVYKCLDQDPEKRPTANQIMDEPIISCVRQSLEERVAALNSAIKKPKLSTVTESPVAVVTTRSREVYFWGGGKFTPQKLDTFKGGSSAQHVCAGETHFAVVTVEKELYTWASVQSGAKMVGQLGHGDQASYRQPRRVERLQGKAIRQVSCGADFTACITDEEQLYLFGSDYYGCIGVESELGVEVLEPVLLEFFTERPVQQVSCGDNHVVVLTHSREVFSWGCGEYGRLGLDCEDDFSSPMQVELPKSATIETVCCGSDGTFFVTESGKVLACGNNEFNKLGLNQGITGLKHKPWEGYQGVPYTITPTLVKQLARFKIHIISPGKTHTAAIDERGHLMTFGCNKFGQLGVKDFKKHQDVKLLMGAFGGKIVTKVSCGDGFTVAATEDNQIFAWGNAGNGRLGMPPPDRGFGSEVCPALPRPIFGSLHHVPDLSCRGWHTILIMEKVLNSKTIRSNSSGVSIGSGVSHASTASVDLDVDQRSADTELREGALGGTVEADMEERYLDTSMMSMASQTGNSSCPFWLRQELKDAEFIPMPESSSSVSNPLAASYSESAHPTLPYDELQELKAAAAAVKGCSTDSLGCEKAFGVEAGLRMSCCQASSDLAELKEVVNRQDAMIQLLQKQFNDQLKENEKLWRAIQNMTVSNAVDERTNHLSSPQPCDDEEEEEEG, from the exons ATGTCTCCCGAGCTGTGCCAAGGAGTAAAGTACAACTTCAAGTCTGATATCTGGGCCATGGGCTGTGTGCTCTATGAGTTGCTAACCCTCACCAGAACCTTTGATGCTACG AACCCACTCAACCTGTGTGTGAAGATCGTCCAGGGCAACTGGACCATGGAGGTCAGATCGGACGTGTACTCCTCCGATCTCCTTCAGCTGGTCTACAAATGTCTCGATCAG GATCCAGAAAAGAGGCCCACTGCTAACCAGATTATGGATGAACCCATCATCTCGTGCGTCAGGCA GAGTTTGGAGGAAAGAGTAGCAGCACTTAACTCTGCTATAAAGAAGCCCAA GCTGAGCACAGTGACGGAAAGCCCTGTTGCTGTGGTTACCACACGCTCCAGGGAAGTGTACTTCTGGGGTGGAGGCAAGTTCACCCCCCAAAAGCTGGACACGTTCAAGGGCGGCAGCAGTGCACAGCATGTCTGTGCTGGGGAGACACACTTTGCTGTGGTTACCGTTGAGAAGGAGTTATACACTTGGGCG AGTGTGCAGAGTGGGGCGAAGATGGTGGGTCAGTTAGGTCACGGAGACCAGGCGTCGTATCGGCAGCCGCGCCGCGTGGAGCGCCTGCAGGGGAAGGCCATCCGCCAGGTGTCCTGTGGGGCGGACTTCACTGCCTGCATCACCG ATGAGGAGCAGCTGTACCTGTTTGGGTCGGACTACTACGGCTGCATCGGCGTGGAGAGCGAGCTGGGCGTGGAGGTGCTGGAGCCGGTGCTGCTGGAGTTCTTCACGGAGCGGCCCGTGCAGCAGGTGTCCTGCGGGGACAACCACGTGGTGGTGCTGACCCACAGCCGAGAGGTGTTCTCCTGGGGCTGCGGAGAGTACG GGCGGCTTGGCCTGGACTGTGAAGATGACTTTTCCTCCCCAATGCAA GTGGAGCTCCCTAAGAGTGCTACCATTGAGACTGTGTGTTGTGGTAGTGATGGGACATTCTTCGTCACTGAGTCTGGGAAGGTTTTGGCCTGTGGAAACAACGAGTTCAACAAGCTGGGCCTGAACCAGGGCATCACTGGGCTGAAGCACAAACCCTGGGAG GGATACCAAGGAGTCCCATATACGATCACACCCACCCTTGTGAAGCAGCTAGCTCGCTTCAAGATCCATATAATTTCTCCTGGAAAGACCCATACTGCAGCCATAGATG AGAGGGGTCATCTGATGACCTTTGGCTGCAACAAGTTCGGACAGCTTGGAGTGAAGGATTTCAAGAAGCACCAGGATGTCAAACTGCTCATGGGGGCTTTTGGGGGAAAGATTGTCACCAAGGTGTCGTGCGGAGAtggatttactgttgcagcaaCTGAGG ACAATCAGATCTTTGCTTGGGGGAATGCTGGGAATGGCCGGCTCGGGATGCCTCCGCCGGACCGCGGCTTCGGCTCGGAGGTGTGTCCTGCTCTGCCCCGCCCCATCTTCGGCTCTCTCCATCACGTGCCCGACCTGTCCTGCCGCGGCTGGCACACCATCCTGAtcatgg AAAAGGTCCTCAATTCCAAAACCATCAGGTCCAACAGCAGTGGAGTTTCTATCGGCAGTG GTGTGAGTCACGCGTCCACTGCCTCGGTGGACCTGGATGTGGACCAGCGTTCAGCAGACACAGAGCTGCGAGAGGGCGCCTTGGGGGGGACCGTGGAGGCGGACATGGAGGAGAGGTACCTGGACACCTCCATGATGTCCATGGCCAGCCAAACAGGCAATAGCTCCTGTCCCTTCTGGCTGCGGCAG GAACTAAAGGACGCAGAGTTCATCCCAATGCCGGAGAGCTCCAGCTCCGTCTCCAACCCTCTGGCTGCCTCGTACTCTGAGAGCGCGCACCCAACGCTTCCTTACGAcgagctgcaggagctgaagGCTGCAGCCGCTGCAGTGAAAGGATGCTCG ACAGACTCATTGGGGTGCGAGAAGGCTTTTGGAGTGGAGGCAGGTCTCAGAATGTCCTGCTGCCAAGCCAGCAGTGACCTTGCAGAG CTGAAAGAAGTTGTTAACAGGCAAGACGCAATGATTCAGCTGTTACAGAAGCAG TTCAATGACCAGCTGAAAGAGAATGAAAAATTATGGAGAGCCATTCAAAATATGACAGTCAGCAATGCTGTTGATGAACGAACAAATCATCTGTCGAGTCCTCAGCCATGTgatgacgaagaggaggaggaggagggatga
- the acyp1 gene encoding acylphosphatase-1: MATDLLSVDYEVFGKVQGVFFRKHTQKEGQQLGLVGWVQNTEAGTVQGQLQGPADKVKQMQEWLKTTGSPRSRIDKAEFKNEKKVETLDHKDFKVIR, translated from the exons ATGGCCACTGACCTTCTCTCGGTGGATTATGAAGTCTTCGGTAAAGTTCAAGGGGTATTTTTTCGAAAGCACACTCAG AAAGAGGGGCAGCAGTTGGGCCTAGTTGGCTGGGTGCAGAACACGGAGGCAGGCACTGTTCAAGGGCAGCTTCAAGGACCAGCGGACAAGGTGAAGCAGATGCAGGAATGGCTGAAGACGACAGGAAGCCCTCGATCGCGAATCGACAAAGCTGAGTTCAAGAACGAGAAGAAGGTTGAAACTTTAGATCACAAAGACTTTAAAGTTATTCGTTAA